In the Hylaeus volcanicus isolate JK05 chromosome 1, UHH_iyHylVolc1.0_haploid, whole genome shotgun sequence genome, one interval contains:
- the LOC128883601 gene encoding hippocalcin-like protein 4 isoform X2, producing MSAARCTIYRRQFRFTSDRGNFCISVFQQISLTVREWRYSSNICTDFSFLFLNEQREIYNDSSCVVIMSNCPFNVDDKGSEPIKSGASLSLKMQRSFKKMKRSIQKMTENMQDDDRQPPYIFPKRLSCLTCQTGFSKDEIRKLYRAFKQYCPRGAVTTNDLKPAYAKLFPLGDSTKYTQIVFNTFDRDRDGIVSFQDLLTEINLIINGDLDQKLSWIFSFYDLNGDGYITRKEMLVIISAIYEMLYTGQTAQRMIVRHVDMIFKKMDTDKDGVISREEFMNTCKNDSVIENQLAVFNQFW from the exons ATGTCGGCTGCACGCTGCACCATATACCGGCGTCAGTTCCGTTTTACTTCTGATCGAGGAAACTTCTGCATTTCGGTTTtccaacaaatttcattaaccGTTCGAGAATGGCGATACTCGAGTAATATTTGTACAGATTTCTCTTTTCTATTCCTAAATGAACAAAGAG aaatttataacgATTCAAGTTGCGTCGTAATAATGTCCAATTGTCCGTTCAATGTCGACGATAAAGGCAGTGAACCGATCAAAAGTGGAGCAAGCCTCTCGTTAAAGATGCAACGGAGctttaagaaaatgaagagaaGCATTCAAAAGATGACTG AGAATATGCAAGACGATGATAGACAACCGCCGTATATATTTCCGAAACGACTCTCCTGTTTAACGTGCCAAACGGGATTCTCAAAGGATGAAATACGAAAACTCTATCGCGCTTTCAAACAGTATTGTCCGAGAGGAGCCGTGACTACGAACGATCTGAAGCCGGCTTACGCAAAATTGTTCCCGTTGGGAGATTCAACCAAGTACACGCAGATCGTTTTCAATACTTTCGACAGGGATAGGGATGGTATTGTCAGCTTCCAAGATCTTCtcactgaaataaatttgattattaacGGCGATTTGGATCAAAAACTCTCCTGGATTTTCAG cTTTTACGATCTCAATGGAGACGGTTACATCACGAGAAAGGAAATGCTAGTCATAATATCCGCGATCTACGAGATGCTTTATACCGGTCAAACTGCTCAGCGAATGATCGTCAGGCACGTGGACATGATTTTCAAGAAGATGGATACCGATAAGGATGGAGTCATATCCCGCGAGGAATTTATGAATACTtgcaaaaat GATTCTGTAATTGAGAATCAACTGGCAGTCTTTAATCAGTTTTGGTGA
- the LOC128883601 gene encoding hippocalcin-like protein 4 isoform X1, whose translation MSAARCTIYRRQFRFTSDRGNFCISVFQQISLTVREWRYSSNICTDFSFLFLNEQREIYNDSSCVVIMSNCPFNVDDKGSEPIKSGASLSLKMQRSFKKMKRSIQKMTESSVTVQPHCVFVENMQDDDRQPPYIFPKRLSCLTCQTGFSKDEIRKLYRAFKQYCPRGAVTTNDLKPAYAKLFPLGDSTKYTQIVFNTFDRDRDGIVSFQDLLTEINLIINGDLDQKLSWIFSFYDLNGDGYITRKEMLVIISAIYEMLYTGQTAQRMIVRHVDMIFKKMDTDKDGVISREEFMNTCKNDSVIENQLAVFNQFW comes from the exons ATGTCGGCTGCACGCTGCACCATATACCGGCGTCAGTTCCGTTTTACTTCTGATCGAGGAAACTTCTGCATTTCGGTTTtccaacaaatttcattaaccGTTCGAGAATGGCGATACTCGAGTAATATTTGTACAGATTTCTCTTTTCTATTCCTAAATGAACAAAGAG aaatttataacgATTCAAGTTGCGTCGTAATAATGTCCAATTGTCCGTTCAATGTCGACGATAAAGGCAGTGAACCGATCAAAAGTGGAGCAAGCCTCTCGTTAAAGATGCAACGGAGctttaagaaaatgaagagaaGCATTCAAAAGATGACTG AATCTTCGGTGACTGTTCAACCTCACTGCGTTTTCGTAGAGAATATGCAAGACGATGATAGACAACCGCCGTATATATTTCCGAAACGACTCTCCTGTTTAACGTGCCAAACGGGATTCTCAAAGGATGAAATACGAAAACTCTATCGCGCTTTCAAACAGTATTGTCCGAGAGGAGCCGTGACTACGAACGATCTGAAGCCGGCTTACGCAAAATTGTTCCCGTTGGGAGATTCAACCAAGTACACGCAGATCGTTTTCAATACTTTCGACAGGGATAGGGATGGTATTGTCAGCTTCCAAGATCTTCtcactgaaataaatttgattattaacGGCGATTTGGATCAAAAACTCTCCTGGATTTTCAG cTTTTACGATCTCAATGGAGACGGTTACATCACGAGAAAGGAAATGCTAGTCATAATATCCGCGATCTACGAGATGCTTTATACCGGTCAAACTGCTCAGCGAATGATCGTCAGGCACGTGGACATGATTTTCAAGAAGATGGATACCGATAAGGATGGAGTCATATCCCGCGAGGAATTTATGAATACTtgcaaaaat GATTCTGTAATTGAGAATCAACTGGCAGTCTTTAATCAGTTTTGGTGA
- the LOC128883601 gene encoding hippocalcin-like protein 4 isoform X3 gives MSAARCTIYRRQFRFTSDRGNFCISVFQQISLTVREWRYSKIYNDSSCVVIMSNCPFNVDDKGSEPIKSGASLSLKMQRSFKKMKRSIQKMTESSVTVQPHCVFVENMQDDDRQPPYIFPKRLSCLTCQTGFSKDEIRKLYRAFKQYCPRGAVTTNDLKPAYAKLFPLGDSTKYTQIVFNTFDRDRDGIVSFQDLLTEINLIINGDLDQKLSWIFSFYDLNGDGYITRKEMLVIISAIYEMLYTGQTAQRMIVRHVDMIFKKMDTDKDGVISREEFMNTCKNDSVIENQLAVFNQFW, from the exons ATGTCGGCTGCACGCTGCACCATATACCGGCGTCAGTTCCGTTTTACTTCTGATCGAGGAAACTTCTGCATTTCGGTTTtccaacaaatttcattaaccGTTCGAGAATGGCGATACTCGA aaatttataacgATTCAAGTTGCGTCGTAATAATGTCCAATTGTCCGTTCAATGTCGACGATAAAGGCAGTGAACCGATCAAAAGTGGAGCAAGCCTCTCGTTAAAGATGCAACGGAGctttaagaaaatgaagagaaGCATTCAAAAGATGACTG AATCTTCGGTGACTGTTCAACCTCACTGCGTTTTCGTAGAGAATATGCAAGACGATGATAGACAACCGCCGTATATATTTCCGAAACGACTCTCCTGTTTAACGTGCCAAACGGGATTCTCAAAGGATGAAATACGAAAACTCTATCGCGCTTTCAAACAGTATTGTCCGAGAGGAGCCGTGACTACGAACGATCTGAAGCCGGCTTACGCAAAATTGTTCCCGTTGGGAGATTCAACCAAGTACACGCAGATCGTTTTCAATACTTTCGACAGGGATAGGGATGGTATTGTCAGCTTCCAAGATCTTCtcactgaaataaatttgattattaacGGCGATTTGGATCAAAAACTCTCCTGGATTTTCAG cTTTTACGATCTCAATGGAGACGGTTACATCACGAGAAAGGAAATGCTAGTCATAATATCCGCGATCTACGAGATGCTTTATACCGGTCAAACTGCTCAGCGAATGATCGTCAGGCACGTGGACATGATTTTCAAGAAGATGGATACCGATAAGGATGGAGTCATATCCCGCGAGGAATTTATGAATACTtgcaaaaat GATTCTGTAATTGAGAATCAACTGGCAGTCTTTAATCAGTTTTGGTGA
- the LOC128883601 gene encoding hippocalcin-like protein 4 isoform X5, which produces MSAARCTIYRRQFRFTSDRGNFCISVFQQISLTVREWRYSSNICTDFSFLFLNEQRGSEPIKSGASLSLKMQRSFKKMKRSIQKMTENMQDDDRQPPYIFPKRLSCLTCQTGFSKDEIRKLYRAFKQYCPRGAVTTNDLKPAYAKLFPLGDSTKYTQIVFNTFDRDRDGIVSFQDLLTEINLIINGDLDQKLSWIFSFYDLNGDGYITRKEMLVIISAIYEMLYTGQTAQRMIVRHVDMIFKKMDTDKDGVISREEFMNTCKNDSVIENQLAVFNQFW; this is translated from the exons ATGTCGGCTGCACGCTGCACCATATACCGGCGTCAGTTCCGTTTTACTTCTGATCGAGGAAACTTCTGCATTTCGGTTTtccaacaaatttcattaaccGTTCGAGAATGGCGATACTCGAGTAATATTTGTACAGATTTCTCTTTTCTATTCCTAAATGAACAAAGAG GCAGTGAACCGATCAAAAGTGGAGCAAGCCTCTCGTTAAAGATGCAACGGAGctttaagaaaatgaagagaaGCATTCAAAAGATGACTG AGAATATGCAAGACGATGATAGACAACCGCCGTATATATTTCCGAAACGACTCTCCTGTTTAACGTGCCAAACGGGATTCTCAAAGGATGAAATACGAAAACTCTATCGCGCTTTCAAACAGTATTGTCCGAGAGGAGCCGTGACTACGAACGATCTGAAGCCGGCTTACGCAAAATTGTTCCCGTTGGGAGATTCAACCAAGTACACGCAGATCGTTTTCAATACTTTCGACAGGGATAGGGATGGTATTGTCAGCTTCCAAGATCTTCtcactgaaataaatttgattattaacGGCGATTTGGATCAAAAACTCTCCTGGATTTTCAG cTTTTACGATCTCAATGGAGACGGTTACATCACGAGAAAGGAAATGCTAGTCATAATATCCGCGATCTACGAGATGCTTTATACCGGTCAAACTGCTCAGCGAATGATCGTCAGGCACGTGGACATGATTTTCAAGAAGATGGATACCGATAAGGATGGAGTCATATCCCGCGAGGAATTTATGAATACTtgcaaaaat GATTCTGTAATTGAGAATCAACTGGCAGTCTTTAATCAGTTTTGGTGA
- the LOC128883601 gene encoding hippocalcin-like protein 4 isoform X4, translating into MSAARCTIYRRQFRFTSDRGNFCISVFQQISLTVREWRYSSNICTDFSFLFLNEQRGSEPIKSGASLSLKMQRSFKKMKRSIQKMTESSVTVQPHCVFVENMQDDDRQPPYIFPKRLSCLTCQTGFSKDEIRKLYRAFKQYCPRGAVTTNDLKPAYAKLFPLGDSTKYTQIVFNTFDRDRDGIVSFQDLLTEINLIINGDLDQKLSWIFSFYDLNGDGYITRKEMLVIISAIYEMLYTGQTAQRMIVRHVDMIFKKMDTDKDGVISREEFMNTCKNDSVIENQLAVFNQFW; encoded by the exons ATGTCGGCTGCACGCTGCACCATATACCGGCGTCAGTTCCGTTTTACTTCTGATCGAGGAAACTTCTGCATTTCGGTTTtccaacaaatttcattaaccGTTCGAGAATGGCGATACTCGAGTAATATTTGTACAGATTTCTCTTTTCTATTCCTAAATGAACAAAGAG GCAGTGAACCGATCAAAAGTGGAGCAAGCCTCTCGTTAAAGATGCAACGGAGctttaagaaaatgaagagaaGCATTCAAAAGATGACTG AATCTTCGGTGACTGTTCAACCTCACTGCGTTTTCGTAGAGAATATGCAAGACGATGATAGACAACCGCCGTATATATTTCCGAAACGACTCTCCTGTTTAACGTGCCAAACGGGATTCTCAAAGGATGAAATACGAAAACTCTATCGCGCTTTCAAACAGTATTGTCCGAGAGGAGCCGTGACTACGAACGATCTGAAGCCGGCTTACGCAAAATTGTTCCCGTTGGGAGATTCAACCAAGTACACGCAGATCGTTTTCAATACTTTCGACAGGGATAGGGATGGTATTGTCAGCTTCCAAGATCTTCtcactgaaataaatttgattattaacGGCGATTTGGATCAAAAACTCTCCTGGATTTTCAG cTTTTACGATCTCAATGGAGACGGTTACATCACGAGAAAGGAAATGCTAGTCATAATATCCGCGATCTACGAGATGCTTTATACCGGTCAAACTGCTCAGCGAATGATCGTCAGGCACGTGGACATGATTTTCAAGAAGATGGATACCGATAAGGATGGAGTCATATCCCGCGAGGAATTTATGAATACTtgcaaaaat GATTCTGTAATTGAGAATCAACTGGCAGTCTTTAATCAGTTTTGGTGA
- the LOC128883601 gene encoding hippocalcin-like protein 4 isoform X6, with protein sequence MSNCPFNVDDKGSEPIKSGASLSLKMQRSFKKMKRSIQKMTESSVTVQPHCVFVENMQDDDRQPPYIFPKRLSCLTCQTGFSKDEIRKLYRAFKQYCPRGAVTTNDLKPAYAKLFPLGDSTKYTQIVFNTFDRDRDGIVSFQDLLTEINLIINGDLDQKLSWIFSFYDLNGDGYITRKEMLVIISAIYEMLYTGQTAQRMIVRHVDMIFKKMDTDKDGVISREEFMNTCKNDSVIENQLAVFNQFW encoded by the exons ATGTCCAATTGTCCGTTCAATGTCGACGATAAAGGCAGTGAACCGATCAAAAGTGGAGCAAGCCTCTCGTTAAAGATGCAACGGAGctttaagaaaatgaagagaaGCATTCAAAAGATGACTG AATCTTCGGTGACTGTTCAACCTCACTGCGTTTTCGTAGAGAATATGCAAGACGATGATAGACAACCGCCGTATATATTTCCGAAACGACTCTCCTGTTTAACGTGCCAAACGGGATTCTCAAAGGATGAAATACGAAAACTCTATCGCGCTTTCAAACAGTATTGTCCGAGAGGAGCCGTGACTACGAACGATCTGAAGCCGGCTTACGCAAAATTGTTCCCGTTGGGAGATTCAACCAAGTACACGCAGATCGTTTTCAATACTTTCGACAGGGATAGGGATGGTATTGTCAGCTTCCAAGATCTTCtcactgaaataaatttgattattaacGGCGATTTGGATCAAAAACTCTCCTGGATTTTCAG cTTTTACGATCTCAATGGAGACGGTTACATCACGAGAAAGGAAATGCTAGTCATAATATCCGCGATCTACGAGATGCTTTATACCGGTCAAACTGCTCAGCGAATGATCGTCAGGCACGTGGACATGATTTTCAAGAAGATGGATACCGATAAGGATGGAGTCATATCCCGCGAGGAATTTATGAATACTtgcaaaaat GATTCTGTAATTGAGAATCAACTGGCAGTCTTTAATCAGTTTTGGTGA